The proteins below are encoded in one region of Candidatus Thiodiazotropha sp. LNASS1:
- a CDS encoding IS30 family transposase, producing the protein MSYNQLTENERYQIFMLKKAGHSQKEIAGLVGRSPSTISRELRRNQGLRGYRPKQAQRLSDARRKGAYKARKVTRDVISAIESLIRQELSPQQVVSYLARHKGISLHHETVYQLIYADKESGGNLYTHLRVASKPYRKRYGSYDRRGKIKGRVSIDDRPMVVDRGIRIGDWEGDTIIGKGRRSALLTMVERKTLYTVIVRLTGKRADLLAEAAVQGLQHLKDRLKTITLDNGLEFARHETIAEGLGADIYFAHPYASWERGINENTNGLIRQYFPKGTDFNQVTDAQIEHVMSRLNNRPRATRGNRSPNELFMGQREDLLVA; encoded by the coding sequence ATGAGCTACAACCAGCTGACCGAGAATGAACGATATCAAATTTTCATGCTAAAGAAAGCCGGACATTCGCAGAAAGAGATTGCAGGTCTGGTGGGGCGAAGTCCCTCCACCATCAGTCGTGAGCTGAGGCGCAACCAAGGATTGCGTGGATACAGGCCAAAACAAGCGCAAAGGTTGTCAGATGCACGGCGCAAAGGGGCCTATAAGGCCCGCAAAGTGACCCGTGATGTCATAAGTGCCATTGAGTCATTGATTCGTCAGGAATTAAGCCCACAGCAAGTCGTGAGCTATCTGGCCAGACACAAAGGCATCTCATTGCATCATGAAACAGTGTATCAGCTGATTTATGCTGATAAGGAAAGCGGTGGTAATTTGTACACGCACCTGAGAGTTGCCTCAAAACCATATCGTAAGCGCTATGGTAGCTATGATCGGCGTGGAAAGATCAAGGGCCGGGTCAGCATTGATGATCGCCCAATGGTTGTCGACAGAGGGATTCGTATTGGTGATTGGGAGGGAGATACCATCATTGGCAAGGGGCGCAGAAGTGCGCTATTGACTATGGTTGAGCGTAAAACGCTGTATACCGTGATTGTGAGATTAACTGGCAAGCGGGCAGATCTTCTGGCTGAAGCAGCCGTTCAGGGTTTGCAGCACCTGAAGGATAGATTGAAAACGATCACTTTGGATAATGGCCTTGAATTTGCCAGGCATGAAACTATCGCTGAAGGATTGGGAGCCGATATCTATTTTGCCCACCCATATGCATCGTGGGAGCGTGGGATCAATGAAAATACGAATGGATTGATCAGACAGTATTTTCCTAAGGGTACTGACTTTAACCAGGTGACTGATGCTCAAATTGAGCATGTAATGAGCCGCCTCAACAATAGACCAAGAGCTACAAGAGGCAACAGGTCACCGAATGAACTATTTATGGGGCAGCGAGAAGATTTGCTCGTTGCGTAA
- a CDS encoding ANTAR domain-containing response regulator has protein sequence MSETENLKILLVDENRGRSAILERALVDNGQQVIAILDSGENLSAQVAALQPDVIIIDLESPDRDILEQMHTISRDNPRPVVMFSDDNDNNSITQAIVAGVSAYVVDGLNDKRIKPLMDVAIARFREYQALKDELTLVKNTLEERKIIERAKGIIMKRKDCDEESAYQLLRKTAMGSNQRVVDVARNLISSLELLG, from the coding sequence ATGTCTGAAACCGAAAACCTGAAAATCCTGTTGGTTGATGAAAACCGGGGGCGTTCCGCCATCCTGGAAAGAGCCCTTGTAGACAATGGACAGCAGGTAATCGCCATCCTCGATAGTGGTGAAAATCTGAGTGCACAAGTGGCCGCATTGCAGCCAGATGTGATCATTATCGATCTTGAATCGCCCGACCGGGATATCCTGGAGCAGATGCACACTATTTCGCGTGACAATCCCAGACCCGTGGTGATGTTCTCCGACGATAACGACAATAACAGTATCACACAGGCCATAGTGGCCGGCGTAAGCGCCTACGTTGTGGATGGCCTGAATGACAAGCGCATCAAACCTTTGATGGATGTGGCCATTGCCCGTTTCCGTGAATACCAAGCCCTCAAAGATGAACTGACACTGGTTAAGAATACTCTGGAGGAACGCAAAATCATCGAACGGGCCAAAGGCATCATCATGAAACGCAAGGACTGTGACGAAGAAAGCGCCTATCAACTGCTGCGCAAAACAGCCATGGGCAGCAACCAACGAGTAGTGGACGTGGCACGCAACCTGATCTCATCCCTGGAACTGCTGGGCTGA
- a CDS encoding M28 family peptidase: MSKGLITAAYLLSVYAVFPLYAATPVASEMRLLSNIRQLTFEGRRAGEGYFSADGSRMIFQSERDDANPFYQIYLMDLESGDVERISPGYGKTTCAWIHPSNDKVLYASTHDDPDAHSKMQQELDFRASGQQRRYSWDYDRNFDIYEQEVTTGKRKNLTRTVGYDAEAAYSPDGRQIVFASNRQAYAGEMSETEKKLFEHDKSFMMDLYLMNADGSDVRQLTDSPGYDGGPFFSFDGNKITWRRFSKDGSQAEIFTMDLASGEERQLTHTGVMSWAPFFHPSGDYLIFASNQEGFTNFELYLVDAQGNHKPVRVTHSMGFDGLPVFSPGGDRLSWTSKRGTDKTSQIFLADWNDQEARRLLGLDDQDGYEKHGASSANLTTTSDSISSHDLRQHVMQLSSDEMQGRLTGSEGELRATDYVASAFRQLGLEPAGDDGFFQSFSFTAGAALGDGNSLEFSGLNDTQSIRLHQDWLPLAISRSGQIVKSDIVFAGYGIDAPGLDEVPDYDSYGDLEVEGKWVMVFRYQPESVPADWRRHLLHYSDLAYKASVAKRRGALGLIVVTGPEAEAKQQLVDLEMDAKSASSSLAAISISDELASLILAVADRDLAELQRELDKGESVEGFNIPGIALSANLAIIREKSRGRNVIARLTADTPSQKAPVILGAHLDHLGHGEVSGSLAREDERGKIHYGADDNASGVAALLESAQYLAGLKKSGKLGNQRDILFSAWSGEELGTLGSAHFVDQLSDGDMLSGKVSAYLNMDMIGHLREKLYLQGTGSSNTWSREIERRNVPVGLAIATKADPYLPTDSTPFYMKGVPILNAFTGAHEDYSTPRDKPDQLNYEGMQRVAQLMTGITRSLARSETEPDYLEVTRKDSGLSRKHLRAYLGTIPAYGQDEAIKGVKLQGAVKNAPAEKAGIQNGDILVGLAGVRIETIHDFMNALAGLKAGKETEMTVIRDGESVTLRVVPTSRE; encoded by the coding sequence ATGTCGAAGGGTCTGATCACAGCAGCCTATCTGTTATCAGTCTATGCCGTATTTCCCCTATATGCCGCTACGCCCGTGGCATCTGAAATGCGTCTGCTATCCAATATACGTCAGCTGACCTTTGAAGGCCGGCGAGCCGGTGAGGGATATTTCAGCGCCGATGGCAGTCGTATGATTTTTCAATCGGAGCGTGACGATGCCAATCCGTTTTACCAGATCTACCTGATGGACCTGGAGAGCGGCGATGTGGAACGCATATCCCCAGGTTACGGCAAAACCACTTGCGCCTGGATACACCCTTCCAATGATAAGGTGCTATATGCATCCACTCATGACGATCCCGATGCCCACAGCAAGATGCAGCAGGAACTGGATTTCAGAGCCTCCGGCCAACAGCGCCGCTACAGTTGGGACTATGATCGGAATTTCGATATCTACGAACAGGAAGTCACCACGGGTAAACGCAAAAATCTGACGCGCACCGTTGGCTATGATGCGGAGGCCGCCTATTCTCCCGACGGCCGGCAGATTGTCTTTGCCTCCAACAGGCAAGCATATGCGGGTGAGATGAGTGAGACGGAAAAGAAGCTCTTCGAACACGACAAATCGTTCATGATGGATCTCTATCTGATGAACGCCGACGGTTCTGATGTACGCCAATTGACCGATTCACCGGGTTATGACGGCGGTCCCTTTTTCAGCTTCGACGGCAACAAAATCACCTGGCGCCGTTTCTCCAAGGATGGCAGCCAGGCTGAAATATTCACCATGGATCTTGCCAGTGGTGAAGAACGACAGCTCACCCACACAGGCGTCATGTCCTGGGCGCCCTTCTTTCATCCCAGCGGCGACTATCTGATCTTTGCCTCCAACCAGGAGGGATTTACCAATTTCGAACTCTACTTAGTGGATGCACAAGGTAATCACAAACCGGTCCGCGTCACTCATAGCATGGGTTTTGACGGACTACCTGTATTCTCACCGGGTGGTGATCGACTCTCATGGACATCGAAACGCGGAACCGATAAAACCAGTCAGATCTTTCTTGCCGATTGGAACGATCAAGAAGCCCGCCGCCTGTTAGGCCTTGATGATCAGGATGGTTATGAGAAACATGGGGCATCCTCCGCCAACCTGACGACGACTTCCGATTCCATCAGCAGCCATGATCTGCGCCAACATGTCATGCAACTCAGCAGTGACGAGATGCAAGGCAGACTCACCGGGAGTGAAGGTGAGTTACGCGCAACAGATTATGTCGCTTCAGCATTCCGCCAACTGGGGCTTGAACCGGCAGGCGATGATGGGTTCTTTCAATCCTTCTCATTTACCGCGGGCGCTGCCTTGGGTGATGGCAACAGCCTTGAATTTTCCGGCCTCAACGACACGCAATCGATCCGGCTGCATCAGGATTGGCTCCCTTTGGCAATAAGCCGTAGTGGGCAAATCGTAAAATCGGACATCGTCTTTGCGGGTTATGGCATTGACGCACCAGGGCTGGACGAAGTACCTGACTACGACTCATATGGTGATCTGGAGGTAGAAGGCAAGTGGGTTATGGTATTTCGATATCAACCGGAGTCGGTACCCGCGGATTGGAGGCGTCATCTGCTTCACTATTCCGACTTGGCCTACAAAGCCTCTGTCGCCAAACGACGAGGCGCGCTGGGACTGATTGTGGTAACCGGCCCTGAGGCCGAAGCAAAACAACAATTGGTGGACCTCGAGATGGATGCAAAGAGCGCAAGCAGCTCCCTTGCAGCCATCTCGATCAGCGATGAGCTGGCATCACTTATCCTGGCTGTTGCCGATAGAGACCTGGCAGAACTGCAGCGAGAACTCGACAAAGGGGAATCGGTTGAAGGTTTCAACATACCCGGTATCGCCCTTTCCGCCAATCTTGCGATCATCCGGGAAAAAAGTCGGGGGCGTAATGTGATTGCCAGACTGACTGCTGATACACCCTCACAGAAAGCACCGGTAATTCTGGGGGCCCACCTGGACCATCTTGGGCATGGTGAGGTATCGGGTTCCCTCGCAAGGGAGGATGAGCGAGGTAAGATCCACTATGGTGCGGATGACAATGCATCCGGCGTGGCCGCCCTGCTGGAGAGTGCCCAATATCTCGCAGGCTTGAAAAAGTCAGGCAAACTGGGAAATCAACGCGACATTCTGTTTTCGGCCTGGTCGGGTGAAGAGCTTGGTACCCTCGGATCGGCCCACTTCGTCGACCAACTGTCTGATGGCGATATGTTGAGCGGCAAGGTCAGCGCCTATCTCAATATGGATATGATTGGTCACCTGCGGGAGAAACTCTATCTGCAAGGAACCGGCTCGAGCAATACCTGGTCCCGCGAGATAGAACGGAGGAATGTGCCGGTGGGCCTTGCCATTGCGACCAAAGCAGACCCCTACCTACCGACGGATTCGACTCCGTTCTATATGAAAGGCGTCCCAATACTGAATGCCTTTACAGGCGCTCATGAGGATTACTCGACCCCGAGGGATAAACCCGACCAGCTCAACTACGAAGGCATGCAAAGGGTTGCACAATTGATGACGGGTATCACCCGATCCCTGGCGCGATCAGAAACAGAACCCGACTATCTGGAAGTCACGCGAAAGGATAGCGGCCTATCACGAAAACACCTACGCGCCTATCTGGGCACCATACCCGCGTATGGCCAGGACGAAGCAATCAAAGGGGTCAAGCTGCAGGGTGCGGTGAAAAATGCACCGGCCGAAAAGGCAGGCATCCAAAACGGCGATATCCTGGTGGGACTTGCCGGTGTAAGGATTGAGACGATTCACGATTTCATGAATGCACTAGCCGGATTGAAGGCAGGCAAAGAGACAGAGATGACCGTGATAAGAGATGGGGAATCTGTAACGCTTCGTGTTGTACCCACCTCTAGAGAGTGA
- a CDS encoding sulfur carrier protein DsrE2, whose product MAERDAAHIPSMTIIATKGTLDMAYPPFILASTAAALGWDVSIFFTFYGLNLLKQDLDLKVTPLGNPAMPMKLPEGPNWIKGKPLSMPTSVMTLMPGFESMATSLMKKTMNNKGIASIEQLREMCVEAEVKLIACQMTVDLFDYGKDDFITEIEEWVGAASFLPRAMKADVNLFI is encoded by the coding sequence ATGGCGGAACGGGATGCGGCGCATATCCCCTCGATGACGATCATCGCCACCAAGGGAACCCTCGATATGGCCTACCCACCCTTCATCCTCGCCTCAACGGCGGCTGCGCTGGGTTGGGATGTCTCCATTTTTTTCACCTTTTACGGTTTGAACCTGCTGAAGCAGGATCTGGATCTCAAGGTGACACCACTCGGCAATCCGGCCATGCCCATGAAACTGCCCGAGGGACCCAACTGGATCAAGGGCAAGCCACTGTCCATGCCGACCTCGGTCATGACGCTTATGCCGGGTTTTGAGTCGATGGCGACCAGTCTGATGAAAAAGACCATGAACAATAAAGGCATCGCCAGCATTGAACAATTACGTGAAATGTGTGTCGAGGCCGAGGTTAAATTGATTGCCTGCCAGATGACCGTTGATCTCTTTGATTACGGTAAGGATGATTTCATCACCGAGATCGAAGAGTGGGTCGGTGCAGCCAGCTTTCTGCCTCGGGCAATGAAGGCTGACGTCAATCTTTTCATATAA
- a CDS encoding CmpA/NrtA family ABC transporter substrate-binding protein: protein MKQMSEHKHSRGRRCFLKKGLRALVTISAVGSMILNSGSAMASVGEPEKEDLKFGFIKLTDMAPLAIAYEKGFFEDEGLYITLEAQANWKVLLDGVIDGQLDGAHMLAGQPLAATIGFGTKAHIVTPYSMDLNGNGITVSNKIWEQMKQNIPKQSDGKPVHPITADALKPIVDKFKNEGKPFKMGMVFPVSTHNYELRYWLAAGGINPGYYAPHKGDISGTLKADALLSVTPPPQMPATLEAGTIYGYCVGEPWNQQAVFKGIGVPVITDYEIWKDNPEKVFGLTREFTEKYPNTTVRIVKALIRAGKWLDENNNANRPEAVKILSQSNYVGADYDVIANSMTGTFEYEKGDKREVPDFNVFFRYNATYPYYSDAVWYLTQMRRWGQISDHKPDSWYDETAKSVYRPDIYRLAAEELINEGKLSVGDFPVFAKETGYRSPQTEFIDGITFDGTKPNDYLKQFKIGLKGMDKI, encoded by the coding sequence ATGAAGCAGATGAGCGAACACAAACACAGCCGCGGTCGCCGTTGTTTTCTGAAGAAGGGTTTACGGGCACTGGTCACGATCAGTGCAGTAGGCAGCATGATACTGAACTCCGGTTCCGCAATGGCATCGGTCGGCGAACCGGAAAAAGAGGATCTGAAGTTCGGCTTTATCAAATTGACAGACATGGCGCCACTAGCCATCGCCTATGAGAAAGGTTTCTTTGAAGATGAAGGCCTTTATATCACTCTGGAGGCACAGGCCAACTGGAAGGTGTTGCTGGATGGCGTGATCGATGGACAACTGGATGGTGCGCACATGCTTGCAGGCCAACCACTGGCCGCAACCATCGGCTTTGGCACTAAAGCCCACATTGTGACCCCCTACTCCATGGATTTGAACGGCAACGGCATCACCGTCTCCAACAAGATCTGGGAACAGATGAAACAGAATATTCCCAAGCAGTCGGACGGCAAGCCGGTTCATCCCATCACGGCTGATGCGCTCAAACCCATCGTGGACAAATTCAAGAACGAGGGTAAACCTTTTAAGATGGGCATGGTCTTTCCGGTCTCCACTCATAACTACGAGTTGCGTTACTGGTTGGCAGCCGGAGGCATAAACCCCGGTTACTATGCACCCCACAAGGGTGATATCAGCGGCACCCTGAAGGCCGACGCGCTGCTCAGCGTAACACCGCCTCCACAGATGCCCGCTACGCTCGAAGCCGGAACCATCTACGGTTACTGCGTGGGCGAACCATGGAATCAGCAGGCCGTATTCAAAGGTATCGGTGTACCGGTTATCACCGACTACGAAATCTGGAAGGATAACCCTGAAAAGGTATTCGGCCTGACCAGGGAATTCACGGAGAAATATCCGAATACCACTGTACGCATAGTGAAGGCTTTAATCCGTGCCGGTAAGTGGCTGGATGAAAACAACAATGCCAACCGTCCGGAGGCTGTGAAGATCCTTTCCCAGTCCAATTATGTGGGCGCAGATTACGATGTTATCGCCAACTCCATGACCGGAACTTTTGAATACGAGAAGGGAGACAAACGTGAAGTACCGGATTTCAATGTCTTCTTCCGGTACAACGCAACCTATCCCTACTATTCGGACGCAGTTTGGTATCTCACTCAAATGCGCCGCTGGGGCCAGATCTCCGATCACAAACCTGACAGCTGGTACGACGAGACTGCTAAGAGCGTCTACCGCCCCGATATCTATCGCCTGGCAGCCGAAGAGCTGATCAATGAAGGCAAACTGAGCGTGGGCGATTTTCCAGTCTTTGCCAAGGAAACCGGCTACCGTTCACCCCAGACCGAGTTCATCGATGGCATCACCTTCGATGGCACCAAACCCAACGATTATCTGAAACAATTCAAGATCGGCCTGAAAGGTATGGACAAGATCTAA
- a CDS encoding retention module-containing protein: MATNAASASGKEIGFVRQVIGEVKATGSDGVVRTLQMGDLVFADDLIETGGLSSIEIVFNDGGNLTLGRNSQGRLDADVYETVTPEDGSEYAASIDAIQQAILLGEDPTAIQEAPAAGTGEAAAGNEGTSFVTVERTGAQTTPESGFETEGLTLGIGESEDHAYLNAPPIAEDDEAVTDEDTPITIPVLGNDRDPSGDPISVVEVTQGEHGSVSIDTETGNPVYTPNPNYNGSDSFTYTISDGAGGVDNATVTVAIDPVNDVPVTSTISVEPDGTTMPDPNSVDAGIYEHIIPEDTSVSGLVMATDVDGDALVYTQNSNPSHGTAVVNPDGSYTYTPDQDYNGNDSFEVLVDDGNGGTAISRVYIIITPVQDPSQITAGLGSVTEDTILSTSGQLTISDVDGPQDEAFNPQSSVAGAYGTFSIDANGNWQYNLNNSDPAVQALDAGERITEVFTVTGVDGTSSTVTVIINGVNENSPPTALNDSVSTSEDIPVTVYVLGNDSDPDADLLTVTGFTQPANGTVTQLSNGTFEYTPDPNFFGVDAFTYTITDGVAGSDTARVTINVGGVAESPTAADDSGASPVLGAPIIVDVLSNDSDPDGNLDPSSVQIVGSANPGDPLAVPGEGTWTVNPTTGAIMFTPESGFNNDPTPIAYIVSDNEGNPSNQATVTVSYGDEPVAGNDASNGNTINTPVTVDVLINDSDPDGSIDPSSVQIVGTANPGDPLPVPGEGTWTVSAITGAITFTPESGFSDDPSPISYTVDDNDGNTSNTATITVDYAIPPVAADDSITTYEDTPITVDALSGLLSNDTDPDGESFNLTQFEVGGVTYTAGDTAIIAGVGSLQINTDGSYSFSPTIHYSGIAPPVNYTIADGSGGTASATLTLETIAVADTPNLIVTSDSFSNMADFESVNLGSRNWGAVDHASVAGGIWDTANSGGLVEVGREFVYLRNGVRDNQVIELEHRRGDTSNFFTDLAVNEGQVYTLNFDYAARAGAFTHSAIELFWEGSLIATLDTRVAALQSFNFNLLASATGNARLEFRAVDTNSIGGLLDNISLNLQQNTGYENQPINLPDLTGSLIDMDGSETLSFSISGIPADSTLTDGVHSFPATPGVSTVDVTGWNLDNLQLIPPTGFNGELTLEYRTTATETSNGSQATRAEDVQLTILPANGGPVVDPDDRILFDATSALIDGGDGNDTLLVPGNNDLDFSNVNTIRNMEQIDLTTGDHAITNLSAADVVDMTDEDNLLKILGDSSDSVELSSEWHETGNSHTQNGHVYAEYFNTEGSAVLLIEDQVNVTII; the protein is encoded by the coding sequence ATGGCTACTAATGCTGCATCGGCAAGTGGAAAGGAAATTGGTTTTGTACGCCAGGTGATCGGCGAAGTTAAGGCGACCGGAAGTGATGGCGTCGTGCGCACCCTTCAGATGGGTGATCTGGTATTTGCCGATGACCTTATCGAAACAGGAGGCTTGAGCAGTATCGAGATTGTCTTCAATGATGGGGGCAACCTGACATTAGGACGTAATTCGCAGGGCCGGCTCGATGCCGATGTCTATGAGACCGTCACTCCAGAGGACGGATCGGAATATGCTGCATCAATCGATGCCATTCAACAGGCAATTCTGTTGGGTGAAGATCCGACCGCAATACAGGAAGCACCGGCAGCAGGGACTGGCGAAGCTGCTGCAGGTAACGAAGGAACAAGCTTCGTCACTGTGGAACGGACAGGCGCCCAAACGACACCTGAGAGTGGATTCGAGACTGAGGGACTGACATTAGGCATCGGCGAAAGCGAGGATCACGCTTACTTAAACGCACCGCCAATCGCCGAAGACGATGAAGCGGTCACTGATGAAGATACACCGATCACCATCCCGGTGCTCGGAAACGACAGGGACCCGAGTGGTGATCCGATCAGCGTGGTGGAAGTGACCCAGGGTGAACACGGCAGTGTCAGCATCGATACCGAGACCGGAAACCCGGTGTATACGCCAAATCCCAATTACAATGGCAGCGACAGCTTCACCTACACTATCAGTGACGGAGCCGGCGGTGTGGACAACGCTACGGTCACAGTGGCGATCGATCCAGTCAACGATGTGCCAGTTACCAGTACCATCAGTGTCGAGCCAGACGGCACAACCATGCCTGATCCCAACTCTGTGGATGCCGGGATTTACGAACATATCATCCCGGAAGATACATCCGTTTCCGGGTTGGTCATGGCCACCGATGTGGACGGTGACGCACTGGTTTATACCCAGAACAGCAATCCATCGCACGGGACCGCCGTGGTCAATCCTGACGGCAGCTATACCTACACACCCGACCAGGACTATAACGGTAACGACTCATTCGAAGTGCTGGTGGACGATGGCAACGGTGGTACTGCCATATCCAGGGTCTACATCATCATCACTCCGGTGCAGGATCCGTCGCAGATCACGGCGGGATTGGGTAGCGTAACAGAAGACACCATACTGTCCACATCCGGCCAGCTGACGATAAGCGATGTGGATGGTCCGCAAGATGAAGCCTTTAATCCACAGAGTAGTGTTGCAGGAGCGTATGGCACTTTTTCGATCGATGCCAACGGCAACTGGCAATACAACCTGAACAACAGTGACCCGGCGGTACAGGCATTGGATGCTGGCGAGCGCATCACTGAGGTATTCACGGTCACGGGTGTCGATGGTACATCTTCGACTGTAACGGTGATTATCAACGGTGTGAATGAGAACAGTCCACCGACTGCATTGAATGACAGTGTCAGCACCAGTGAGGATATACCGGTCACGGTTTATGTCCTGGGCAACGACAGCGATCCGGATGCTGATCTGCTAACCGTGACAGGCTTCACCCAGCCGGCCAATGGCACGGTAACGCAGCTGTCGAACGGTACATTCGAATACACCCCAGACCCGAACTTTTTCGGGGTAGATGCATTTACATACACAATCACCGATGGTGTGGCGGGCTCGGATACGGCTAGGGTTACCATCAATGTGGGAGGCGTTGCAGAGTCACCGACAGCGGCAGATGATTCTGGAGCGAGCCCAGTACTAGGTGCACCGATCATTGTGGATGTCCTATCCAACGACAGCGACCCAGACGGCAATTTAGATCCCTCCAGCGTACAGATCGTGGGCAGCGCCAATCCGGGCGATCCACTAGCGGTCCCGGGCGAAGGTACCTGGACTGTGAATCCGACTACCGGTGCAATCATGTTTACGCCGGAATCTGGCTTTAACAACGATCCGACACCGATTGCTTACATCGTGTCAGATAATGAGGGCAATCCCTCTAATCAGGCAACAGTCACGGTTTCCTATGGTGATGAACCCGTAGCTGGAAACGATGCCAGCAACGGTAACACGATCAATACACCGGTCACCGTCGATGTGCTGATCAATGACAGCGATCCGGACGGCAGCATAGATCCTTCCAGCGTACAGATCGTGGGCACAGCCAATCCGGGTGATCCACTCCCGGTCCCAGGCGAAGGCACCTGGACAGTGAGTGCGATCACCGGCGCGATTACCTTCACGCCGGAATCGGGCTTTAGCGATGATCCGAGCCCGATCAGCTACACGGTTGACGATAACGACGGCAATACATCGAACACCGCTACCATCACAGTTGACTATGCCATTCCTCCTGTGGCTGCGGATGACAGCATCACTACATATGAAGATACCCCTATTACAGTAGATGCACTAAGCGGTTTGTTGAGCAATGACACGGATCCGGACGGTGAGAGTTTTAATCTCACCCAGTTTGAGGTGGGTGGCGTGACTTATACCGCCGGAGATACCGCAATAATTGCAGGTGTTGGCTCATTACAGATCAACACTGATGGCAGTTACAGTTTCAGTCCGACAATCCATTACAGCGGTATAGCGCCGCCGGTGAACTATACAATCGCCGATGGTTCCGGGGGTACAGCCAGTGCGACGTTGACTTTGGAGACTATTGCCGTAGCCGATACACCCAATTTGATTGTCACCTCGGATTCGTTTTCGAATATGGCTGACTTTGAGTCGGTAAATCTCGGTTCCAGGAATTGGGGAGCTGTGGATCACGCTTCTGTTGCTGGCGGTATATGGGATACCGCGAATAGCGGTGGTCTGGTAGAAGTGGGCAGGGAATTTGTTTACTTACGCAATGGTGTGCGAGATAACCAGGTTATCGAACTGGAGCATAGACGGGGTGATACAAGCAACTTCTTCACTGACTTGGCCGTAAATGAAGGGCAGGTCTACACGCTCAACTTTGACTATGCCGCGCGCGCGGGTGCATTCACGCACTCGGCTATCGAGCTGTTTTGGGAAGGGAGTCTTATTGCAACGCTCGATACCCGGGTCGCTGCACTGCAATCATTCAACTTCAATCTGTTGGCTTCCGCAACAGGCAATGCGCGTCTTGAGTTTCGTGCAGTCGATACAAACAGTATCGGTGGGTTACTGGATAACATTTCGCTCAATCTCCAGCAGAATACGGGCTACGAAAACCAGCCGATTAATTTACCCGATCTGACGGGGTCTCTCATAGATATGGACGGTTCGGAAACGCTCTCCTTTTCGATCAGCGGTATTCCAGCCGATTCCACACTGACCGATGGTGTACATTCCTTTCCTGCAACACCTGGGGTGTCGACCGTTGATGTCACCGGCTGGAATCTGGACAATCTGCAGCTTATCCCGCCCACGGGATTCAATGGGGAGCTGACGCTGGAATACCGGACAACTGCAACGGAAACATCGAATGGCAGCCAGGCTACACGGGCTGAAGATGTTCAACTCACCATTCTGCCGGCGAATGGCGGTCCTGTGGTGGATCCGGATGATCGAATTCTGTTTGACGCCACAAGCGCGCTGATCGATGGTGGCGATGGAAACGATACCCTGCTGGTGCCCGGTAACAATGATCTGGACTTCAGCAATGTCAATACAATCAGAAATATGGAACAGATAGATCTCACAACAGGTGATCATGCCATTACAAACCTGAGTGCGGCTGATGTGGTGGATATGACGGATGAAGACAATCTGCTTAAAATCTTGGGTGATTCTTCTGACAGTGTCGAACTATCCAGCGAATGGCATGAAACAGGGAACTCCCATACTCAGAATGGTCATGTATATGCAGAATACTTCAATACGGAAGGCAGTGCGGTATTATTGATCGAAGATCAAGTGAACGTGACGATCATTTAG
- a CDS encoding sulfurtransferase TusA family protein, with amino-acid sequence MSENIHTLDARGLNCPLPILKTKKAIAALTSGDILEVTATDPGSVKDLDSFCSQTGHQMVSSEQFENGFFFRIRKV; translated from the coding sequence ATGAGTGAGAACATACACACCCTCGATGCAAGAGGCCTTAACTGTCCCCTGCCGATCCTGAAGACCAAAAAAGCGATCGCCGCACTCACATCGGGAGATATCCTTGAAGTCACTGCAACCGACCCTGGCTCAGTAAAGGATCTGGACTCATTTTGCAGCCAGACCGGTCACCAGATGGTCTCCAGTGAACAGTTCGAGAATGGTTTCTTTTTCAGAATCCGCAAGGTCTGA